The following proteins come from a genomic window of Companilactobacillus pabuli:
- the nagA gene encoding N-acetylglucosamine-6-phosphate deacetylase, which produces MSYYIHAKKFFLKNTTENGGYLEVTDDGKFGKFIPADGNKPEGKIVDYSDKFIAPGLVDTHIHGLVGHDVMDDDFDKLNEMSEGLLKAGVTSWLPTTLTASHDQLLSICHTIGDNYKKITGAKVQGIHFEGPFYTEKHKGAQNPKYFRDPDVDEFNDWQDAAQGMIKKISIAPERKGAAEFTKAVASDNVAVYLGHSDATFEQAKACVEAGATGFTHTYNGMSGLNHRVPGMVGAALSMHLVDDELICDGHHVNPYAARIVIEKKGAEHVALITDCMRAGLMPDGDYVLGELPVVVANGTARLKAEPHSLAGSILMLNEAIKNVVDWNIATDEEAIEMASYTAAKSSKVLDKCGIIADGRDADFIVLNDDMSLSETYLDGVSRYQA; this is translated from the coding sequence ATGTCATATTATATTCATGCTAAGAAATTCTTTTTAAAGAACACAACTGAAAATGGGGGTTATCTAGAAGTTACTGACGATGGTAAATTTGGTAAATTTATTCCAGCCGATGGTAACAAACCAGAAGGTAAAATTGTTGATTATTCAGACAAATTTATCGCTCCTGGACTTGTAGATACTCACATTCATGGTCTTGTAGGTCATGATGTTATGGATGATGATTTTGACAAGTTGAACGAAATGTCAGAAGGTCTACTAAAAGCTGGTGTTACTTCATGGTTGCCAACAACTTTGACAGCTTCACACGACCAACTTTTGAGTATTTGCCACACAATTGGTGATAATTACAAGAAGATCACTGGTGCTAAAGTTCAAGGAATCCACTTTGAAGGACCTTTCTATACAGAAAAACACAAGGGTGCTCAAAATCCTAAATACTTCAGAGATCCAGACGTTGACGAATTTAATGACTGGCAAGATGCTGCTCAAGGCATGATTAAGAAGATTTCAATCGCTCCTGAAAGAAAAGGTGCCGCAGAATTTACAAAAGCTGTTGCTTCTGACAACGTTGCCGTTTACTTAGGTCACAGTGATGCTACATTTGAACAAGCTAAAGCCTGTGTTGAAGCCGGTGCTACTGGATTTACACACACATATAATGGTATGAGTGGCTTGAACCACAGAGTTCCTGGTATGGTTGGTGCAGCTCTTTCAATGCACTTAGTAGATGATGAATTAATTTGTGACGGACACCACGTAAATCCTTATGCCGCAAGAATCGTAATCGAAAAGAAGGGTGCCGAACACGTTGCTTTGATCACTGATTGTATGCGTGCAGGTTTGATGCCAGATGGTGACTACGTACTAGGTGAACTACCTGTTGTTGTTGCTAACGGAACTGCTAGATTAAAGGCAGAACCACATAGTTTAGCTGGTTCAATCCTTATGCTAAATGAAGCTATCAAGAATGTTGTTGACTGGAACATTGCTACAGATGAAGAAGCTATCGAAATGGCTAGTTACACAGCAGCTAAGAGTTCAAAAGTTCTTGATAAATGTGGTATCATCGCTGACGGCCGTGATGCTGACTTTATCGTTTTGAACGATGATATGAGCTTATCAGAAACATACCTTGATGGTGTTTCACGTTACCAAGCTTAA
- the nagA gene encoding N-acetylglucosamine-6-phosphate deacetylase, which produces MTYYIHAKKFFLHNTTEHGGYLEITDDGKFGKYFTEEDGKPAGKVVDYSDKFIAPGLVDTHIHGTCGHDVMDNDFEGINEMSEGLLKTGVTSWLPTTLTASHEEFLNVCKTIGDNYQKATGAKIQGIHLEGPFYTEEHKGAQNPKYFRDPSVEEFDDWQEAAHGIIKKISIAAERDGALDFIKEVTANDVAVAIGHTNATFAQVKKAVEAGASVFTHAFNGMRGFTHREPGVAGAAMGLDGIYDELICDGHHVHPFSVKMLINAQTPDHVALITDCMRAGLMPEGDYVLGELPVIVENGTARLKDESHNLAGSILQLKQGVKNVVDWDIATPAQAVKMGSYVPAKSTYIDDKCGIIAQGRDADFIVLDEDMELSETYLDGVSRYQR; this is translated from the coding sequence ATGACGTACTATATTCATGCTAAGAAATTCTTTTTACACAATACTACTGAACACGGTGGTTATCTAGAAATCACTGACGACGGTAAGTTTGGTAAATACTTCACTGAAGAAGATGGAAAGCCAGCAGGCAAAGTTGTCGATTACTCAGATAAATTCATCGCCCCAGGTCTAGTCGACACACATATTCATGGAACTTGCGGTCATGATGTTATGGATAATGACTTTGAAGGTATCAACGAAATGTCAGAAGGTTTACTTAAGACAGGTGTTACTTCATGGTTGCCAACAACATTGACAGCTTCACACGAAGAGTTCTTAAACGTATGTAAAACAATTGGTGACAATTACCAAAAAGCTACTGGTGCTAAGATTCAAGGTATTCATCTTGAAGGCCCATTTTATACAGAAGAACATAAAGGTGCTCAAAATCCTAAGTACTTTAGAGATCCAAGTGTTGAAGAATTCGATGATTGGCAAGAAGCTGCTCATGGAATCATCAAGAAGATCTCGATTGCTGCCGAACGTGATGGTGCACTTGATTTTATTAAAGAAGTTACAGCTAACGATGTAGCAGTTGCTATTGGTCACACGAATGCAACTTTTGCTCAAGTTAAAAAAGCTGTTGAAGCTGGAGCTAGCGTCTTCACACATGCCTTTAATGGTATGAGAGGTTTCACACATCGTGAACCAGGAGTTGCCGGTGCAGCTATGGGCTTGGATGGAATTTATGATGAGTTGATCTGTGATGGTCACCACGTTCATCCGTTCTCTGTTAAGATGTTGATTAACGCTCAAACACCTGACCACGTTGCTTTGATTACAGATTGTATGAGAGCCGGTTTGATGCCAGAAGGTGATTATGTTTTAGGTGAATTGCCAGTTATCGTTGAAAACGGTACGGCTAGACTTAAAGACGAATCACACAATTTAGCCGGAAGTATTTTGCAATTGAAACAAGGCGTTAAAAACGTTGTTGATTGGGATATTGCAACACCAGCTCAAGCAGTCAAAATGGGTAGTTATGTACCAGCTAAGAGTACTTATATTGATGACAAATGTGGTATTATCGCACAAGGCCGTGATGCAGACTTTATTGTATTAGATGAAGACATGGAATTAAGCGAAACATATTTGGACGGAGTAAGCCGTTACCAAAGATAG
- a CDS encoding SIS domain-containing protein has translation MFTKTDQELEKMGAKITTREIQQQPDLWKEAFQNYTNKKSEIDSFLKQITDKFADQKIRVIFTGAGTSAYVGDTLRPYLNRVGDTSRFVFESIPTTDIVSAPLDNLRSEDPTILVSFARSGNSPESVATVELAEKLIKNLYQITITCAPEGHLAKKAETEDANLLLLQPALSNDKGFAMTGSFSCMTLTAALIFDTNAEDKKSSWVDAMVKMGQEVISREDEIQAYADLDYDRITYLGSGSLSGLTREAQLKVLELTAGALTTIFDSSMGFRHGPKSYVNGKTIVFDFLSNDKYTRQYDVDILEEIKGDEICEKVVGVGTSDDNDFSGDNFFIEAGDKDLPELYQALPDVVFAQTFALMNSIKVNNTPDTPSASGTVNRVVKGVTIHDYE, from the coding sequence ATGTTTACTAAAACAGATCAAGAACTAGAAAAAATGGGTGCTAAAATTACAACCCGTGAAATTCAACAACAACCAGACTTATGGAAAGAGGCTTTCCAAAACTACACTAATAAAAAATCAGAAATAGATAGCTTTTTAAAGCAAATCACAGACAAGTTTGCGGATCAAAAAATTAGAGTTATCTTCACTGGTGCTGGTACTTCAGCTTATGTAGGTGATACCTTAAGACCATATTTGAATCGTGTTGGCGATACATCACGTTTTGTCTTTGAAAGCATTCCCACAACTGATATTGTATCTGCTCCTTTAGACAATCTAAGAAGTGAAGATCCAACTATCTTAGTATCATTTGCTAGAAGTGGTAACTCACCAGAAAGTGTTGCTACAGTTGAATTAGCCGAAAAACTCATTAAGAATTTGTATCAAATCACTATCACTTGTGCCCCTGAAGGACATTTAGCAAAGAAAGCTGAAACTGAAGACGCTAACCTTTTGCTTCTTCAACCAGCACTTTCAAATGATAAGGGATTTGCCATGACCGGAAGCTTCTCTTGTATGACTCTAACGGCCGCATTGATTTTTGATACAAATGCTGAAGACAAGAAATCTTCATGGGTTGATGCGATGGTTAAGATGGGTCAAGAAGTCATCAGCCGTGAAGATGAAATTCAAGCCTATGCTGACTTAGACTATGATCGTATTACTTACCTTGGTAGTGGTTCACTTTCAGGACTTACTCGTGAAGCCCAATTGAAGGTTCTTGAACTAACCGCTGGTGCTTTGACAACAATCTTTGATTCATCAATGGGATTCCGTCATGGTCCAAAATCATATGTTAACGGTAAAACAATTGTCTTTGATTTCTTAAGCAATGATAAATACACTCGCCAATACGATGTTGATATTTTGGAAGAAATCAAAGGTGATGAAATCTGCGAAAAGGTTGTTGGTGTTGGTACTTCTGATGACAACGACTTCTCGGGCGACAACTTCTTTATTGAAGCTGGAGACAAGGATCTTCCAGAACTTTATCAAGCATTGCCTGACGTAGTATTTGCTCAAACATTTGCATTGATGAACTCAATCAAGGTTAATAACACTCCTGATACACCATCAGCTAGTGGTACTGTTAACCGTGTTGTTAAAGGTGTAACGATTCACGATTACGAATAA
- a CDS encoding PTS sugar transporter subunit IIA, translating into MALILMSHGNMAIETLKSAELIIGELPETVALGLQKSDGPETLKAKVETEIKKYYGKEPVFLIVDLLGGTPGNVAVNLTQDYPEMHVMSGLNLPMVINYANQKFIGQDIKVSDIMKEGKDGIVDVNAFINAESDEDDEDE; encoded by the coding sequence ATGGCATTAATCTTGATGAGTCATGGAAACATGGCAATTGAAACTTTAAAATCAGCAGAATTAATTATCGGCGAACTACCAGAAACAGTAGCTTTGGGACTACAAAAATCAGATGGTCCTGAAACTCTAAAAGCTAAGGTAGAAACTGAGATCAAAAAGTATTATGGCAAGGAACCAGTCTTCTTGATTGTTGACCTACTTGGAGGAACTCCTGGTAACGTCGCTGTCAACTTGACTCAAGATTATCCTGAAATGCACGTTATGTCTGGTTTGAATCTACCAATGGTCATTAACTATGCTAATCAAAAGTTTATCGGACAAGACATTAAAGTTAGCGACATTATGAAGGAAGGCAAAGACGGAATCGTCGATGTTAACGCCTTTATCAATGCCGAATCTGATGAGGACGATGAGGATGAATAA
- a CDS encoding PTS system mannose/fructose/sorbose family transporter subunit IID, whose product MKKNNEEYKLTKKDFNQINRRSLFGFQMGWNYERMQASGYLYTILPQLRKIYGDGTPELKEAMKTHNQFFNTSNFFNTIITGIDLAVEGKEGVDSLDTVAGIKTGLMGPFAAIGDSLFAALVPTIMGAIAATMAAQGNPIGLFLWLAVNIAICVFRWKQLHFAYKAGTKLVSEMQGQLNALTDAATLLGVFVVGALIASMINIQVPLVAHLGKVSLNVQNNIDMIIPKLVPALVVGFVYWLLGKKGMTSTKVIFIVIVLAIILSAIGVLGKI is encoded by the coding sequence ATGAAGAAGAATAACGAAGAATATAAATTAACAAAAAAAGATTTCAACCAAATCAACAGACGTAGTTTGTTTGGATTCCAAATGGGTTGGAATTATGAAAGAATGCAAGCTTCAGGTTATTTATATACAATTTTGCCACAACTAAGAAAAATCTATGGTGATGGTACTCCAGAACTAAAAGAAGCTATGAAGACTCATAACCAATTCTTTAATACAAGTAATTTCTTTAACACAATTATTACTGGTATTGATTTAGCTGTTGAAGGTAAAGAAGGTGTTGATTCACTAGACACCGTTGCCGGTATTAAGACAGGTCTTATGGGACCATTCGCTGCTATTGGTGATTCACTTTTTGCCGCTTTGGTTCCAACTATCATGGGTGCTATTGCTGCTACAATGGCTGCTCAAGGTAATCCTATTGGTTTATTCCTATGGTTAGCAGTTAACATCGCAATCTGTGTGTTCCGTTGGAAACAACTTCATTTTGCATATAAAGCAGGTACAAAACTTGTTTCAGAAATGCAAGGTCAATTAAATGCTCTAACAGATGCTGCTACATTACTTGGTGTTTTTGTTGTTGGTGCTTTGATTGCAAGTATGATCAATATTCAAGTTCCACTAGTTGCTCACTTGGGTAAGGTTTCATTAAATGTTCAAAATAATATTGATATGATTATTCCTAAGTTAGTTCCAGCCTTAGTTGTAGGATTCGTATACTGGTTATTAGGTAAGAAAGGTATGACTTCTACAAAGGTTATCTTTATTGTTATTGTTTTAGCTATTATTCTTTCAGCAATCGGCGTACTTGGTAAAATCTAG
- a CDS encoding PTS mannose/fructose/sorbose/N-acetylgalactosamine transporter subunit IIC, with amino-acid sequence MEFSIVQILLLTAYSMYNIYDELQMNSSLSQPVWAGMVSGLIMGDMKTGLIIGAALQLTVLGVGTFGGASKIDANSGTVLATAFSIGTGMKATTAIAAIGVPVAALLTSFDILARFANTYFQHKVDKDIENFNYKGIERHTIMGALPWCLSRGIPVFLALALGQGVVKTMVTYLNGDLQWLNTGLQTAGATLPAVGFAILLHYLPVKKHIAYLILGFTITALLSTVFTSIQTLGTGLGAASKAFTTTFNSLPMLAIALIGGALAILEYKKSMAKLNSAPAAGTKNSSTDDEDEEDEIEDANGEVTGDEEE; translated from the coding sequence ATGGAATTTTCAATTGTTCAAATATTGCTTTTAACGGCATATTCTATGTACAACATCTATGATGAATTGCAAATGAACTCATCATTGAGTCAACCCGTTTGGGCCGGAATGGTTTCTGGTTTAATTATGGGCGATATGAAAACCGGACTAATTATTGGTGCGGCTCTTCAATTAACAGTTCTTGGTGTTGGTACTTTCGGTGGTGCTTCAAAGATCGATGCTAATTCAGGTACTGTTTTGGCTACAGCCTTTTCAATCGGTACTGGTATGAAAGCTACTACAGCCATTGCTGCTATTGGTGTTCCAGTTGCCGCATTGTTAACATCATTTGATATCCTAGCAAGATTTGCTAATACTTATTTCCAACACAAAGTTGATAAAGATATTGAAAACTTCAACTACAAGGGTATTGAAAGACACACAATCATGGGTGCTTTGCCATGGTGCTTATCACGTGGTATTCCTGTATTTCTAGCTTTGGCTCTAGGTCAAGGTGTTGTTAAGACAATGGTTACATATCTAAATGGTGATCTACAATGGTTGAACACAGGTCTACAAACAGCCGGTGCTACATTACCAGCCGTTGGTTTTGCTATTTTGCTTCACTACTTACCAGTTAAGAAGCACATTGCTTACTTGATCTTAGGCTTCACAATTACAGCTCTACTATCTACAGTATTTACAAGTATTCAAACACTTGGTACAGGTCTTGGTGCTGCAAGTAAGGCATTTACAACAACATTCAATTCTTTACCAATGTTGGCTATTGCTTTAATCGGTGGTGCCCTTGCTATTCTTGAATATAAGAAATCAATGGCTAAATTAAATTCAGCTCCAGCTGCAGGTACTAAGAATTCTTCAACTGACGATGAAGATGAAGAAGACGAAATCGAAGATGCTAACGGGGAGGTAACTGGTGATGAAGAAGAATAA
- a CDS encoding PTS system mannose/fructose/N-acetylgalactosamine-transporter subunit IIB yields MGIIAVRIDERLIHGQVANLWTTKLQASRIMVVDNDIIKNDIQKTALKLAKPAGVNLSILGTKKSSANILAGKYESQRVFLVVKKPETLVQMIEEGVKFDTINVGNMSQKDNTQHLTQSINVTDEDYDAFHKILDAGVKITAQMVPNDDAKDFAGILKDYKK; encoded by the coding sequence ATGGGTATTATTGCAGTAAGAATCGATGAAAGATTAATTCACGGACAAGTTGCTAATTTATGGACAACTAAATTACAAGCTTCAAGAATCATGGTAGTTGATAACGATATTATAAAGAACGACATTCAAAAAACTGCCCTTAAATTAGCTAAACCAGCCGGAGTTAACCTCAGTATTTTAGGAACAAAGAAATCTTCAGCAAATATCTTAGCCGGCAAGTATGAATCACAAAGAGTGTTCCTTGTTGTTAAGAAACCTGAAACATTAGTCCAAATGATTGAAGAAGGCGTTAAGTTCGACACTATCAATGTTGGTAACATGTCTCAAAAGGACAATACACAACACTTAACACAATCAATCAATGTAACAGACGAAGATTACGATGCATTCCATAAAATTTTAGATGCAGGGGTTAAGATTACTGCTCAAATGGTTCCAAATGACGATGCCAAAGACTTCGCAGGTATCTTAAAAGATTACAAAAAATAG
- a CDS encoding GntR family transcriptional regulator has product MKITLQEQLINLLTNYIQTLPANAKLPSERELAEKYELSRTTVRAALMELEVTGMIRRVHGKGTFVNRVDLNSDLNSSYSFNKQMISLGKKPQTKILSFERKEANAYFAKNLETEVGSQIIKLKRLRFADGIPVMLERTYLPAEHFSLMTESMLSNRSLYSVFAEEFNEQVYYADEYFLAGITSANDSKYLKIKEGTPCLNLRRQTYNPHNQIIEFTLSVARSDQFAYHIRHDISNKS; this is encoded by the coding sequence ATGAAAATTACTCTTCAAGAACAGTTAATCAACTTGCTGACTAATTACATTCAGACTTTACCAGCCAATGCCAAATTACCTTCCGAAAGGGAATTAGCAGAAAAGTACGAATTATCTAGAACAACTGTCAGAGCCGCTCTGATGGAATTAGAAGTTACTGGAATGATTCGTCGAGTTCATGGTAAAGGCACTTTTGTTAATAGAGTTGATCTGAATAGTGATTTGAATAGTAGTTATAGTTTCAATAAGCAAATGATTTCACTGGGGAAAAAACCACAAACCAAGATTCTTAGTTTTGAGAGGAAGGAGGCCAACGCATACTTCGCTAAGAATTTGGAAACTGAAGTGGGCAGTCAAATCATTAAGTTAAAGCGACTTCGATTTGCCGACGGGATTCCGGTAATGTTGGAAAGAACTTACTTACCGGCTGAACACTTCAGTTTAATGACTGAATCGATGTTATCCAATCGCTCATTGTATTCAGTTTTCGCAGAAGAATTTAATGAACAAGTGTACTACGCTGATGAATATTTTCTAGCTGGCATTACTAGTGCAAATGATAGTAAATATTTGAAAATCAAAGAAGGTACACCGTGCTTGAATCTCAGACGACAAACGTATAATCCGCACAATCAAATTATTGAGTTTACTTTGAGTGTTGCAAGAAGTGATCAATTTGCATATCACATCAGACACGATATCAGTAACAAATCCTAA
- a CDS encoding RidA family protein, producing the protein MQRIISNQAPDAIGPYIHATQFNNLIFTSGQIGLDPKTNKVVEGISNQSKQVMDNLASILETADSDLDHVLKATVYLSNMNNFQTFNKIYQNYFNDSYPARTAIEISKLPMDALIEIEMVAEIK; encoded by the coding sequence ATGCAAAGAATAATCTCAAACCAAGCACCAGATGCAATTGGACCATACATTCATGCAACACAATTTAACAATCTCATATTTACTTCTGGGCAAATTGGTTTAGATCCAAAGACTAACAAAGTAGTAGAAGGAATTTCTAATCAATCTAAACAAGTTATGGATAACTTAGCTAGTATTTTGGAAACAGCCGATAGTGATTTAGATCATGTTTTGAAAGCAACCGTTTACTTATCTAATATGAATAACTTCCAAACTTTCAATAAGATATATCAGAATTACTTTAATGATAGTTATCCTGCAAGAACTGCCATTGAAATATCCAAGTTACCAATGGATGCTTTGATTGAGATTGAAATGGTAGCAGAGATAAAATAA
- a CDS encoding PTS sugar transporter subunit IIA, whose amino-acid sequence MFNIFKKKKQNQLMAPIDGTLIKIEDVSDEVFSTKVMGDGFAVKPNSDTVVSPIAGEITNIFPTKHAISITSNNGLEILLHLGIDTVELNGEPFDVLVQQGQKVSAGDELVKMDRNMIKEKGKDDMVILVVPNNNDISFDPDISSRDVNTGELVTEF is encoded by the coding sequence ATGTTTAATATATTTAAAAAGAAAAAGCAAAATCAACTGATGGCACCAATCGATGGAACACTAATAAAAATTGAAGATGTTTCTGATGAAGTGTTCTCAACTAAAGTTATGGGAGATGGATTTGCGGTTAAACCAAATTCTGATACAGTGGTATCTCCAATCGCTGGAGAAATAACTAATATATTTCCAACTAAACATGCTATTTCAATAACATCCAATAATGGATTAGAAATACTATTACATTTGGGTATAGACACAGTTGAACTTAACGGAGAACCATTTGATGTATTGGTACAACAAGGACAAAAAGTGTCTGCCGGAGATGAATTAGTAAAAATGGATAGAAATATGATTAAGGAAAAAGGAAAGGACGATATGGTGATATTAGTTGTTCCAAATAACAACGATATATCATTTGATCCAGATATTTCTTCAAGAGATGTGAATACTGGAGAACTAGTAACTGAATTTTAA
- a CDS encoding MalY/PatB family protein yields the protein MKYDFDTIADRTIDNARKWDKNIVNSKFPGISEDFIPLWIADMDFKAAPEIRNALENMSENGAYGYTYSTDKWYQSVIDWQEKKHGNKVQKEWITLGYGTVPNMHCLVQTLTQPDDSIIMNTPVYGPFAYAAEHNDRKVITVPLIIKDDNYYLDFEKLEQKMKTKKPKIMMFCSPHNPSGRIWSYDELLKIAQLCLDNNVVMVSDEVHSEHIMEGKFVSALQLPEKYLQNLVMFTSPNKAFNLGGLKLSYSIIPNKNLREALRKQYQRNSVTSPNVPGQIAMITAYNDCGEWLVQCESYIKENLELFEARLKRDFPEWKMMKMESSYLPWVDVSESGFDMHTIAKNMALNAGVVIGIGDDYVANADDFLRFNLGTSKAIIKESMDRMAKEWARMKLTK from the coding sequence TTGAAGTATGATTTCGATACTATTGCTGATAGAACCATTGATAATGCTAGAAAATGGGATAAAAATATTGTAAACAGTAAATTCCCAGGTATTTCAGAAGATTTTATTCCATTGTGGATTGCTGATATGGATTTCAAGGCCGCTCCTGAGATTAGAAATGCTTTAGAAAATATGTCTGAGAATGGTGCTTATGGATATACATATTCAACTGATAAATGGTATCAAAGTGTTATTGATTGGCAAGAGAAGAAGCATGGTAATAAGGTTCAGAAGGAATGGATTACATTGGGGTATGGGACTGTTCCTAATATGCATTGTTTAGTTCAGACACTTACCCAACCAGATGATTCTATAATTATGAATACACCAGTTTATGGGCCGTTCGCATATGCGGCTGAACATAATGATCGTAAAGTTATTACGGTACCTTTGATAATAAAGGATGATAACTATTACCTTGACTTTGAAAAGTTAGAGCAAAAAATGAAAACTAAGAAACCTAAAATCATGATGTTTTGTTCGCCGCATAATCCGAGTGGAAGAATTTGGAGTTATGATGAATTACTTAAAATTGCTCAGTTATGTCTTGATAATAATGTAGTGATGGTTAGTGATGAAGTCCATTCAGAGCATATCATGGAAGGAAAATTTGTTTCAGCATTACAACTACCAGAAAAATACCTTCAAAATCTAGTTATGTTCACTTCTCCAAATAAGGCATTTAATCTAGGTGGTCTTAAATTATCATATTCAATTATCCCTAATAAAAATTTAAGAGAAGCCTTGAGGAAACAATATCAACGGAATTCAGTTACTTCCCCTAATGTACCTGGACAAATTGCTATGATTACTGCATATAACGATTGTGGTGAGTGGCTCGTACAGTGTGAGTCATATATTAAAGAGAATTTAGAGCTTTTTGAAGCGAGACTTAAAAGAGATTTTCCTGAATGGAAGATGATGAAAATGGAATCGTCCTACCTACCATGGGTCGATGTTTCAGAATCTGGGTTTGATATGCACACCATTGCAAAGAATATGGCTTTGAATGCAGGGGTCGTTATCGGTATTGGTGATGATTATGTTGCTAATGCAGACGATTTTCTTAGATTTAATTTAGGAACTTCCAAAGCAATTATTAAAGAGTCTATGGACCGCATGGCTAAAGAATGGGCTCGAATGAAACTAACTAAATAA
- a CDS encoding PTS transporter subunit EIIC, which yields MFPIATLAAMGILVGLGSSFTAPAMMERLPFFKIPVVFTIFSFMNTVGSFGFTYLPAMFAMAIPFGLAKKNKGVGAISAFAGYIALNMGINFMLQQQDKLASPSKMQAVGQANVLGIQTLEMGVIGGIFVGLIVYALLERYQEIKLPDAFSFFGGIRFIPIISVIICSILGLGVPFVWPTIQSWIIGLGHVIQNAGIFGPFLYGVALAVLKLMGLHHILLAMIRFTDAGGTAVVAGKTVHGALNVFYAELNAGVPISPKATAFLSQGFMPTFMFGLPAICLAIYFTAKSKNRDRIKGILISAALVGFVSGISEPTEYLFLFVSPILYVFHTIMQGLSLSVMALLGARMGNTDGGVIDWILFGWLQPGSRWWLLIPVGLIWFAIYFFVFRWYILKKNVKTPGREDDGAAVMTKGNGIYDPKVILGALGGAANITSLDNCVTRLRLMLNDPSKIDEDKLKQSGALAVVKADKAVQVVYGAQVQSVKDGLEKEMGI from the coding sequence ATGTTTCCAATTGCTACTTTAGCAGCGATGGGAATTCTTGTGGGATTAGGTAGTTCCTTTACTGCTCCTGCGATGATGGAAAGATTACCATTCTTTAAAATACCAGTAGTATTTACTATTTTTAGTTTTATGAATACCGTGGGTAGTTTTGGATTTACTTATTTACCAGCAATGTTTGCTATGGCAATTCCATTCGGACTTGCTAAAAAGAACAAAGGTGTTGGGGCAATATCTGCCTTTGCTGGATATATTGCCTTGAATATGGGTATCAACTTTATGTTGCAACAACAAGATAAACTAGCTAGCCCATCGAAAATGCAAGCCGTTGGTCAAGCTAATGTTTTAGGTATTCAAACGCTTGAAATGGGGGTTATTGGTGGTATCTTCGTTGGTTTGATTGTTTATGCACTGCTAGAAAGATACCAAGAAATTAAGTTACCTGATGCATTTTCTTTCTTTGGCGGTATTAGATTTATTCCTATCATTAGTGTAATTATTTGTTCAATTCTTGGATTGGGAGTCCCATTTGTATGGCCAACTATTCAAAGCTGGATTATTGGTTTGGGTCATGTAATTCAAAACGCAGGAATATTTGGACCATTCTTATATGGTGTGGCTTTAGCTGTTTTGAAGTTAATGGGATTACACCATATTTTGTTAGCTATGATTAGATTTACAGATGCCGGTGGTACTGCAGTAGTAGCCGGTAAAACAGTTCATGGTGCACTTAATGTTTTCTATGCAGAATTAAATGCTGGTGTTCCTATTTCACCAAAAGCTACAGCCTTCTTATCACAAGGGTTCATGCCTACATTTATGTTCGGGCTACCTGCAATTTGTTTAGCAATTTATTTCACTGCTAAATCCAAGAACAGAGATCGTATCAAAGGTATTTTAATTTCTGCAGCATTAGTTGGATTTGTTTCAGGGATTTCAGAACCAACTGAGTATCTATTCTTATTCGTATCACCAATTCTTTATGTATTCCATACAATTATGCAAGGTTTGTCCCTATCAGTTATGGCTTTACTCGGCGCTAGAATGGGTAATACTGATGGTGGTGTTATTGACTGGATTCTATTTGGATGGCTACAACCGGGTTCAAGATGGTGGCTATTAATTCCCGTTGGGTTGATTTGGTTTGCAATCTACTTCTTCGTATTCCGTTGGTATATCTTGAAGAAAAATGTTAAGACTCCAGGGAGAGAAGACGATGGAGCAGCCGTAATGACTAAAGGTAACGGTATTTATGATCCAAAAGTTATTCTAGGTGCATTAGGTGGAGCAGCCAATATTACTTCATTAGATAATTGTGTTACTAGATTAAGACTTATGTTAAATGATCCAAGTAAGATTGATGAAGATAAACTAAAACAATCGGGAGCTTTAGCCGTAGTAAAGGCAGATAAGGCCGTTCAAGTTGTGTATGGTGCTCAGGTTCAAAGTGTTAAAGATGGACTAGAGAAAGAAATGGGAATATAG